The Fulvivirga ligni genome window below encodes:
- a CDS encoding ABC transporter permease, producing the protein MRKHKLFSVINILGLTIGIAGTLFIIMYIQDELGYDHFNEKGDRIYRVNLHGKLAGQDIHTTSTCYPLYKAMVEEIPEVEQATRVNDMGEWIFRYEDKAFKEEKVMTADSNFFNIFSYELLKGNPKTALMEPNSMVISASLATKYFGEDNPLDKTMSIGNDKSNYKVTGVFADVPSNSHLKFNALLSSSTFSWMNDNQWLSNSLWTYYVISEGADPADVDRKMDPILEKNVTPAFVEFLGKSLEEFRSEGGIYNYWSLPLYDIHLKSSLQDEPEPPGSMSYIWIMSIIGVFIMVIACINFMNLTTAKSAGRAKEVGLRKTLGSLRSTLIGQFLTESVAYAVIAALLAVVVAYFLMPLFNEISGKQLVISDLLNLSLLGILLAIIVFVGLLAGSYPALYLTSFKITEVLKGKLKAGMKSGGIRSFLVTFQFWISIVLIICTAIVYQQLKYVQNQNLGFDKEHILMIEDASRLDKNQVSFKNELMSNTAIAGASYSNNTVPGVNNTTIFRAAGDEADHIMATYYVDYEHLKTLDLEMKEGRFFDLNFPSDSNAVVINEAAVKELGWTDPLSEKLIDFNSDSAIYRNVVGVVKDFNFESLKFNVRPLVLRFTNTGNILYVRFAGEDPANMVASITDTWDKYMTGDPLSYSFLDEDYDALFRAEQRLGQVFTVFTVLAIFIACLGLFGLAAFTAEQRTKEIGIRKVLGASVWSITSLMSAEFTKLVIIAFVLAVYPAYYVMDRWLEGFANKTEITFWVFLLGGLAALLISWLTVSYQSLKAARVDPVRSLKYE; encoded by the coding sequence ATGAGGAAACATAAACTGTTTTCCGTTATCAATATCCTGGGGCTCACCATAGGTATAGCCGGCACACTATTTATCATCATGTACATTCAGGATGAGCTCGGTTATGATCATTTCAACGAAAAAGGTGATAGAATTTACCGCGTAAACCTACATGGGAAGCTGGCTGGGCAAGATATACATACCACCAGCACTTGCTATCCGCTTTATAAGGCCATGGTGGAGGAGATTCCGGAAGTAGAGCAAGCCACCCGGGTGAATGATATGGGCGAATGGATATTCAGATACGAAGACAAGGCTTTTAAGGAAGAGAAAGTGATGACAGCTGACTCAAACTTCTTTAATATTTTCAGCTATGAGTTGCTAAAGGGAAATCCAAAAACAGCTTTAATGGAACCCAATAGCATGGTGATTTCAGCTTCTTTAGCCACCAAATATTTTGGAGAAGATAACCCGCTGGATAAGACCATGTCTATCGGTAATGATAAGTCAAACTACAAGGTTACTGGTGTATTTGCTGACGTGCCAAGTAATTCACACTTGAAATTCAACGCATTACTTTCATCAAGTACTTTTAGCTGGATGAATGATAATCAATGGCTTAGCAATAGCCTCTGGACTTATTACGTGATCAGCGAAGGTGCCGATCCTGCCGATGTGGATCGTAAAATGGATCCTATTTTAGAGAAAAATGTCACTCCTGCCTTTGTAGAGTTTCTGGGCAAGTCATTAGAAGAGTTTAGAAGTGAAGGTGGTATTTATAATTATTGGAGCCTTCCATTATATGATATACACTTGAAATCCTCTTTGCAAGATGAACCAGAGCCGCCGGGCAGCATGAGCTACATCTGGATCATGAGTATTATTGGTGTGTTTATCATGGTAATAGCCTGTATCAACTTCATGAACCTGACCACCGCTAAATCAGCAGGTCGTGCTAAAGAAGTAGGGCTGAGGAAAACCCTCGGTTCACTAAGAAGTACCTTAATAGGTCAGTTTCTAACTGAATCAGTGGCTTATGCCGTGATTGCAGCGCTACTAGCTGTAGTAGTAGCTTATTTTCTGATGCCGCTTTTTAATGAAATATCTGGTAAGCAGTTGGTTATTAGTGATTTATTGAATTTAAGCCTGCTGGGTATTTTACTTGCCATTATCGTTTTTGTAGGCTTACTGGCAGGCAGCTATCCTGCTTTGTACCTCACCTCATTTAAAATAACAGAGGTTTTAAAAGGCAAATTAAAGGCCGGGATGAAGAGTGGAGGCATTAGAAGTTTTCTGGTGACATTCCAATTTTGGATTTCCATTGTACTGATCATCTGTACTGCTATTGTTTATCAGCAGCTGAAATATGTGCAGAACCAGAACCTGGGATTTGATAAAGAACATATTCTCATGATTGAGGACGCCAGCAGACTGGATAAAAATCAGGTTTCTTTCAAAAACGAATTGATGAGTAACACCGCCATAGCCGGAGCCAGTTATTCTAATAACACCGTTCCCGGAGTGAACAATACTACCATTTTCCGTGCGGCAGGAGATGAGGCTGACCATATTATGGCTACCTATTATGTGGATTATGAACATCTGAAAACCCTTGATTTAGAAATGAAAGAAGGCCGATTCTTCGATCTTAACTTCCCTTCAGATTCTAATGCCGTGGTGATCAACGAAGCGGCAGTAAAAGAGCTGGGCTGGACAGATCCTTTAAGCGAAAAATTGATTGACTTTAATTCAGATTCAGCTATATACAGAAATGTGGTAGGTGTGGTGAAAGACTTCAATTTCGAGAGTTTAAAGTTTAATGTAAGGCCATTGGTGCTTCGCTTTACCAATACAGGTAACATCCTTTATGTACGATTTGCCGGTGAAGACCCAGCCAACATGGTTGCCAGCATCACTGATACCTGGGATAAATACATGACCGGTGATCCATTATCTTACTCATTTTTGGATGAAGATTATGATGCCCTGTTTAGAGCAGAACAAAGGTTAGGTCAGGTGTTTACAGTCTTCACAGTACTAGCCATTTTTATTGCCTGTTTGGGCTTATTCGGCCTGGCAGCCTTCACGGCAGAGCAGCGCACCAAAGAAATAGGCATCAGAAAAGTACTGGGTGCCAGCGTCTGGAGCATCACTTCGCTGATGTCTGCTGAGTTTACCAAGCTGGTAATCATAGCCTTTGTACTGGCCGTCTACCCCGCCTACTACGTCATGGATCGATGGCTGGAAGGCTTCGCCAACAAAACCGAGATCACCTTCTGGGTATTCCTCCTCGGCGGCCTGGCAGCACTGCTCATCTCCTGGCTCACCGTGAGCTACCAATCCCTCAAAGCCGCCAGGGTAGATCCTGTGAGGTCTTTAAAGTATGAGTAG
- a CDS encoding tlde1 domain-containing protein, which yields MSIFTNNYILGKVKRTRYAFAKRARTEIDGIYDEEGNLAVNQILVIEGVFTGGKSEQDGITYGNDENQLPIPEGRYEILDYNSDSPGHQGWYRVDAIDNNLRNDIYDDSSVKNKNGDTRRNFRAHIGGLSWGCITFDRNNENAVKGYNVFSKILENTSTRQVRDRMGLKNRLGLTNTSVTRYGTVKVK from the coding sequence ATGAGTATTTTCACTAATAATTACATATTAGGAAAGGTAAAACGGACGCGTTACGCTTTCGCTAAACGCGCCCGAACGGAGATTGATGGTATTTATGATGAAGAGGGAAATCTTGCCGTTAATCAGATTCTGGTGATCGAGGGAGTATTTACAGGAGGGAAATCTGAACAAGATGGGATTACCTATGGGAATGATGAAAATCAGCTTCCAATTCCTGAAGGGAGATACGAGATTTTGGACTATAATAGTGATAGCCCAGGTCATCAAGGTTGGTATAGAGTTGATGCAATTGACAATAACCTAAGGAATGATATTTATGATGATAGTAGCGTTAAAAATAAGAATGGTGATACAAGAAGGAATTTTAGAGCTCACATTGGTGGGTTAAGTTGGGGATGCATCACTTTTGATAGGAATAATGAAAATGCAGTCAAGGGGTATAATGTATTTTCTAAAATATTAGAAAATACAAGTACAAGGCAAGTAAGAGATCGGATGGGTTTAAAAAATCGTTTGGGCTTAACTAATACGAGTGTAACAAGATATGGAACGGTAAAAGTTAAATAG
- a CDS encoding sensor histidine kinase translates to MNRFVQILSLDKTYTEWSWERIRRHVIYWLFWLTFYGVLNGTLVDYHYADWFLLELCIMTVKIPYAYFIAYYLFPTLLPQKKYITLTLAIIVFAFISISIIVVMNRNLPLNVVGQPVQFFSGKTFYQALDLIYMASLVVVIKMVQQYYQQKQTNTQLMEEKMHAELQILKNQLQPHFLFNTLNNIYSLVIQTDKRAGDCVLMLSGIMSYMLYECNADMSSLSKEIAMIKDYVQLEKIRYGDRVELSMEINGDETGKVIAPLLLIPFVENAFKHGVSQTADCSWVRVDLVIKDDDLSLLVENKLPENPEQVKSFKSGVGLENVKKRLQLLYPDRHRLAIHQEDSFLINLNIQL, encoded by the coding sequence GTGAATCGATTCGTTCAAATATTAAGTCTGGATAAAACCTATACGGAATGGTCATGGGAGCGCATTCGCCGCCATGTTATCTACTGGTTGTTCTGGCTTACCTTCTATGGTGTATTGAATGGAACTTTGGTAGACTATCATTATGCCGACTGGTTTTTACTGGAGCTGTGCATCATGACTGTGAAAATTCCTTATGCGTACTTTATAGCCTATTATTTGTTTCCTACGCTGCTGCCTCAGAAGAAATACATTACGCTCACCTTAGCCATTATTGTTTTTGCTTTTATCAGCATCTCAATCATAGTGGTAATGAATAGAAATCTTCCGTTAAACGTAGTAGGGCAACCTGTGCAATTCTTTTCCGGTAAAACTTTTTACCAGGCCCTAGATTTGATCTACATGGCCAGCCTGGTGGTGGTGATAAAGATGGTGCAGCAATATTATCAGCAAAAACAAACCAACACGCAGCTCATGGAAGAAAAAATGCATGCAGAATTGCAAATTCTCAAGAATCAGCTGCAGCCACATTTTTTGTTTAACACCTTGAACAATATATACAGCCTGGTGATACAAACTGACAAGAGAGCGGGCGACTGTGTGCTTATGCTTTCTGGTATTATGAGTTATATGCTGTATGAATGTAATGCAGATATGTCTAGCCTTTCAAAGGAAATTGCGATGATCAAAGATTATGTGCAACTGGAAAAAATCAGGTACGGAGATAGGGTAGAGCTTTCCATGGAGATCAATGGTGATGAAACCGGGAAAGTAATAGCACCTCTTTTACTGATTCCGTTTGTTGAAAATGCCTTCAAACACGGCGTGTCACAAACGGCAGATTGCTCATGGGTAAGAGTAGATTTGGTAATCAAAGACGATGATTTGTCACTGTTGGTGGAGAATAAACTACCGGAAAATCCGGAACAGGTTAAATCCTTTAAAAGTGGTGTGGGTCTGGAAAATGTAAAGAAAAGATTGCAGTTGCTCTACCCTGATCGTCATAGGTTAGCCATTCATCAAGAGGATTCGTTTTTAATCAATCTGAATATACAGCTATGA
- a CDS encoding LytR/AlgR family response regulator transcription factor, producing MKCMIVEDELPAVKILENHIGHFKDLQISSIHHSAMDALMALQKEQVDILFLDIQLPKISGIQLLHSLKQRPAVILTTAYREFAIEGYELEITDYLLKPISLDRFTRAISKVFKKNEYPLSPILNQELVGSSPFSEPFIYVKSEREYVKILLKDLLYVESIKNHIKLVSTTDTYITLMGISSMEDKLSKNTFMRVHRSFIVSLNHISSFSQTSLHVKNKEIPIGRFYKQQFLNWVQDNIV from the coding sequence ATGAAATGCATGATAGTAGAAGATGAGCTGCCGGCAGTAAAAATCTTAGAAAACCACATTGGGCATTTTAAAGATTTGCAGATATCCAGCATTCACCACAGCGCCATGGATGCACTGATGGCACTGCAAAAAGAGCAGGTGGATATTCTGTTTTTAGATATTCAGCTCCCGAAGATATCGGGAATACAGCTTTTGCACTCCTTAAAGCAAAGACCGGCTGTAATATTAACTACTGCCTATAGAGAATTTGCCATAGAAGGTTATGAGCTTGAAATTACGGATTATCTGCTCAAGCCCATTTCGCTTGACCGCTTTACCAGAGCTATTTCCAAAGTATTTAAGAAAAATGAATACCCACTTTCACCCATATTAAATCAAGAGCTGGTAGGATCCAGTCCTTTTTCAGAACCATTTATTTACGTAAAATCAGAGCGTGAATATGTGAAAATCTTGCTGAAGGACCTGCTGTATGTAGAAAGTATTAAAAATCATATCAAGCTGGTTTCTACTACAGATACCTATATCACCCTTATGGGAATATCCAGTATGGAAGATAAACTATCAAAAAACACCTTCATGCGTGTGCATCGATCGTTTATAGTATCCCTCAACCACATCTCCAGCTTCTCTCAAACCTCTTTGCATGTAAAAAACAAAGAAATTCCCATCGGCAGGTTTTACAAGCAGCAGTTCCTTAACTGGGTTCAGGATAATATTGTTTAA
- a CDS encoding DUF6263 family protein — protein MKIKHLLLVALMIPTLNAWAQKAKIELNLTKGETYSQSQKSTAKVSQQLGGQSMDIDMIITGSTDYTVTAIEGDVFSMDVKYTSLSMSMNSPQGKVEFSSENNGKDMMSQVFAGMKNKVFQIKMNKMGHVTSLSGLDNLWSVIDDFEGANDAQKEAVKAQLMQSYGEEAFKSSIELIFAVYPKEKVAPGSKWEVENKIRNSMTADLNGTYKYVEATNDSYIIHGESEVATDPSKTMTTNGMEISYDLQGNMIADIKIDKKSGWITEATQKQTMSGKAMTGGMEIPMSINTESEFSN, from the coding sequence ATGAAAATCAAACATCTGTTACTCGTGGCTTTAATGATACCCACACTTAATGCCTGGGCTCAAAAAGCTAAAATAGAACTAAATCTTACAAAAGGAGAAACGTACTCTCAGTCTCAGAAAAGCACCGCCAAAGTAAGCCAGCAACTAGGAGGTCAAAGCATGGACATTGATATGATCATTACCGGATCTACCGACTACACTGTAACTGCCATAGAGGGTGATGTTTTTAGTATGGATGTAAAATATACATCGCTAAGCATGAGCATGAATAGCCCTCAAGGAAAAGTTGAATTTAGCTCTGAAAATAATGGTAAGGATATGATGTCTCAGGTATTCGCTGGCATGAAAAATAAAGTATTTCAAATTAAAATGAATAAAATGGGCCATGTTACCAGCTTAAGCGGATTAGATAACCTTTGGAGCGTTATTGATGACTTTGAAGGTGCAAATGATGCTCAGAAAGAAGCTGTAAAGGCACAATTAATGCAAAGCTATGGTGAAGAAGCCTTTAAGTCTAGCATAGAATTAATATTTGCAGTATATCCAAAAGAAAAAGTGGCCCCAGGAAGTAAATGGGAGGTAGAAAACAAGATACGTAACAGCATGACGGCGGATTTGAATGGAACTTACAAGTACGTAGAAGCTACCAATGATAGTTATATTATTCATGGTGAATCTGAGGTAGCTACCGATCCTTCAAAAACAATGACAACTAATGGAATGGAAATTAGCTATGATCTTCAAGGCAACATGATCGCTGATATTAAAATAGATAAAAAGTCAGGATGGATCACTGAAGCTACGCAAAAACAAACCATGTCTGGTAAAGCAATGACAGGTGGAATGGAAATACCAATGTCAATAAATACTGAGAGCGAATTCTCTAATTAA
- a CDS encoding MutS-related protein, producing the protein MCFAKSFTLQRTRVLSAIRISDDLMSEKSYYFEEVNTIKAMLEQSKTEAPCLFLLDEMFKGTNTIERISAGKSVLSYLNQGNNMVIISTHDIELAHLLADSYSLYHFAENVEGDEILFDYKIKEGHLKTTNAIRILEINGYPISVVDEAKAISETLRK; encoded by the coding sequence CTGTGCTTTGCCAAAAGTTTCACTCTACAACGGACCAGAGTACTCTCTGCCATTCGCATATCCGATGATCTTATGAGCGAGAAAAGTTATTATTTTGAAGAGGTGAATACTATAAAAGCCATGCTGGAGCAAAGTAAAACAGAAGCTCCTTGTTTATTTCTGCTAGATGAAATGTTTAAAGGTACTAACACCATTGAACGAATATCTGCTGGTAAATCAGTGCTGAGTTATCTAAATCAGGGCAACAACATGGTAATCATATCCACTCATGATATTGAATTAGCCCATTTACTAGCCGACAGTTACAGCTTATACCACTTTGCCGAAAATGTAGAGGGCGATGAGATTTTATTTGATTATAAAATAAAAGAGGGCCATTTAAAAACTACCAATGCCATTAGAATACTAGAAATCAACGGATACCCAATCTCAGTGGTAGATGAAGCAAAAGCTATCTCCGAGACCTTAAGAAAATAA
- a CDS encoding universal stress protein produces MKRILVPTDFSDQANYALEAAHQIAKKMSAAIMIIHVIEDTNVTSIHYTGEVELPEMEDRLFMMKMIEKGKKDLETLAADPTYADVVVEQELRIGSPYHNIKDIVSEHKVDLVVMGTKGSSGLEEFLIGSNAEKVVRHAKCPVLTIHEKVANLDFKNMVYATALDPDEVKSFGVVKAFQEMFGAKLYIVKINTPNNFQSDRIAVKELKAFAEQLGVQNYEERIFNETSEEEGIIYYAEEVGADMIAMATHGRTGLSHLLAGSIAEDVVNHTKRPVLTYSIKG; encoded by the coding sequence ATGAAACGAATACTTGTTCCCACCGATTTCTCTGATCAGGCTAATTATGCCTTAGAGGCTGCTCATCAGATAGCCAAAAAGATGAGTGCCGCTATAATGATCATACATGTTATTGAAGATACCAATGTTACTTCCATTCATTATACCGGAGAGGTAGAACTGCCCGAGATGGAGGATCGTCTTTTTATGATGAAGATGATAGAAAAAGGTAAGAAAGACCTTGAAACTCTGGCCGCTGATCCCACCTATGCAGATGTAGTGGTGGAGCAAGAGCTTAGAATTGGTAGTCCTTATCATAATATAAAGGATATTGTAAGCGAGCATAAGGTAGACCTGGTAGTGATGGGTACTAAAGGCAGCTCCGGTTTGGAAGAGTTTCTTATTGGGTCTAATGCCGAAAAGGTAGTGCGTCATGCTAAGTGTCCTGTGCTCACTATTCATGAAAAAGTAGCTAATCTTGATTTTAAGAATATGGTGTATGCCACTGCTTTAGATCCAGATGAGGTGAAATCATTTGGTGTAGTCAAAGCTTTTCAGGAGATGTTCGGGGCTAAGCTTTATATTGTCAAGATCAATACACCTAATAATTTCCAGTCAGACCGCATAGCAGTGAAGGAACTAAAGGCTTTTGCTGAGCAACTGGGTGTTCAGAATTACGAGGAGAGAATTTTCAATGAGACTTCTGAAGAAGAAGGCATTATATATTATGCTGAAGAGGTAGGGGCTGATATGATAGCTATGGCTACGCATGGAAGAACGGGCTTATCGCACCTGCTGGCAGGAAGCATAGCCGAAGATGTGGTGAACCACACCAAACGGCCTGTGCTTACTTACTCTATTAAGGGATAG
- a CDS encoding UvrD-helicase domain-containing protein, which produces MSAENFIIYRSSAGSGKTYTLTKEYLKLALKNTYYYKYILAVTFTNKAMQEMKNRIIQKLHEFSEGQMDGMAEELMQHSGLDENAFQLRCRAILVGILHGYSHFSISTIDAFFQKVIRSFAKELGLAGSYRLELDFELILIQIVDDLLLEVTENKQIREWIIRFARENLQEGNNWDVRKNIKDLAKELFNENFKRIEDEIAGHDRSLIKKLKASVDEIIAVFENKMHALGCEGLDMLEKNGLDITDFSYGKSGAMGHLSKICKQNKNYEPGKRLTSALESGGWYKKTSKKGDLIESVLAMGLEDVLNQSVTYYEKQFAAYSTALQIKKFLYGYGLLSDLTRKLQEYKKENDVMLISDATRFLKELVQDADTPFVYEKVGSFYRHYLIDEFQDTSGFQWDSFKPLVDDSLAQGYKNLVVGDIKQSIYRWRGGDWELLLSKIENDIGSNRTDNRVLDTNFRSAANVIQFNNSLFKLIPKVLMQAGGSDEDPAWQVLDKVYEDTYQNIPSHKSGNPQGYVNITFHKDEEDDKWKEKVSRQLPAIIEELQDKGVPLKETAILVRRNSEGKDVADYLSDYEQSGLAKAGYRYDVVSNESLFLSASPAVRVVISALRYMHDQKDKVVKAQLVYEYQKAIKNSEESLSHLFQSVSRGEFEKWLPALFFSQRTYLLHLPFYELVENLINIFEVNKIPGQFAYLQTFQDLMLKFSQNEKGDVFSFLEWWDERASKESIKVADDLDAIRILTIHKSKGLEYTSVIVPFCDWEIDHQRSPIIWTATDKEPFNIGHLPLKYKKDLANTFYQQDYDEEKIKAHLDNLNVLYVAFTRAAHNLWVMAPDNKKNIAKVLGETLDHGNFELKESWDVQKNVFEYGNREFKFEVEEEKPSPAVTLKSYQHFDWRTKITVKQSGNEFTEEDERRVKINYGILIHKLLSKIQVLEDKDKALEALYYEEGLNQEQKQEIETLLNKLLANQKAKAWYDQGWKVYNEMPIISPEAEYRLDRVVIKDKEAIIIDYKTGLPKKNDQQQMLNYKTLLSEMGYEKVQGFLWYLAEDDVVEVL; this is translated from the coding sequence ATGTCTGCAGAAAATTTCATCATTTATAGATCATCAGCCGGTTCTGGTAAAACCTACACGCTTACTAAGGAATACCTGAAGCTGGCTCTTAAAAATACCTATTATTACAAATACATTCTTGCTGTGACCTTTACCAATAAGGCGATGCAAGAGATGAAAAATCGTATAATTCAAAAGCTCCATGAATTTTCTGAAGGCCAGATGGATGGCATGGCGGAAGAGCTCATGCAGCATAGCGGTCTGGATGAAAATGCTTTTCAGCTCAGATGCAGAGCTATTTTGGTAGGCATTCTACATGGTTATTCTCACTTCTCAATAAGCACTATTGATGCCTTTTTTCAAAAAGTAATTAGAAGCTTTGCCAAAGAGCTCGGGCTGGCAGGAAGTTATCGCCTGGAACTTGATTTTGAGCTTATCCTCATTCAGATAGTGGATGACCTGCTACTGGAAGTTACAGAGAATAAGCAGATTAGAGAATGGATCATTCGCTTTGCTCGTGAAAATCTTCAGGAAGGTAATAACTGGGACGTTAGGAAGAATATTAAAGATCTCGCCAAGGAGCTTTTCAATGAAAATTTCAAGAGGATAGAAGATGAAATAGCGGGTCATGATCGTTCATTGATTAAAAAGTTAAAAGCTTCTGTTGATGAGATAATTGCTGTTTTTGAAAATAAAATGCATGCTTTAGGATGTGAGGGGCTGGACATGCTGGAGAAAAACGGATTGGATATAACAGATTTCTCTTATGGGAAAAGTGGTGCAATGGGGCACCTCAGTAAAATCTGCAAGCAAAATAAAAACTACGAGCCGGGTAAGCGATTGACTAGCGCTCTTGAAAGTGGAGGCTGGTACAAGAAAACTTCTAAAAAGGGAGATCTTATCGAATCGGTTTTGGCCATGGGGCTGGAAGATGTTCTCAATCAGTCTGTGACTTATTATGAGAAGCAGTTTGCTGCCTATAGCACGGCCTTACAGATCAAGAAGTTCTTGTACGGATATGGTTTACTGTCAGATCTTACCCGTAAACTGCAGGAGTATAAAAAGGAAAATGATGTTATGCTCATTTCTGATGCCACCCGTTTTTTGAAGGAACTGGTGCAAGATGCGGACACACCATTTGTATATGAGAAAGTAGGATCTTTCTACAGGCATTATCTAATAGATGAATTTCAGGATACTTCTGGTTTTCAGTGGGATAGCTTTAAGCCATTGGTAGATGATAGTTTGGCTCAGGGTTATAAAAACCTGGTAGTAGGAGACATCAAGCAGTCCATTTATCGCTGGCGCGGTGGCGACTGGGAGCTGTTGCTTAGCAAAATAGAAAATGATATTGGCAGTAACCGCACAGATAACAGAGTACTTGATACTAACTTTCGTAGTGCTGCTAATGTAATCCAGTTTAATAATAGCCTTTTTAAGCTAATACCTAAAGTGCTCATGCAGGCGGGCGGAAGTGACGAAGATCCGGCCTGGCAGGTGCTGGATAAAGTATATGAAGATACTTATCAGAACATACCGTCCCACAAGTCAGGTAATCCGCAAGGTTATGTAAATATCACTTTTCATAAAGATGAAGAAGATGACAAGTGGAAGGAGAAAGTAAGTCGCCAGCTGCCCGCTATCATTGAAGAGTTGCAGGATAAGGGTGTTCCGCTTAAGGAAACCGCTATTTTGGTGAGAAGAAATAGCGAAGGAAAAGATGTGGCTGATTATCTGTCTGATTATGAGCAATCTGGGTTGGCCAAGGCAGGTTATAGATACGATGTGGTCTCCAATGAATCTTTATTTCTTTCAGCATCGCCGGCAGTGAGAGTCGTGATTTCTGCCTTACGGTACATGCATGATCAAAAGGATAAAGTGGTGAAGGCTCAGCTGGTATATGAGTATCAAAAGGCCATTAAAAATTCTGAAGAATCATTAAGCCATCTCTTTCAGTCTGTGAGCAGGGGAGAATTTGAAAAGTGGTTGCCAGCGTTATTCTTTAGTCAAAGGACCTATCTGCTTCATTTGCCTTTTTATGAACTGGTGGAAAACCTCATCAATATCTTTGAGGTGAATAAGATCCCTGGTCAGTTTGCTTACCTCCAGACTTTTCAGGATTTGATGCTGAAGTTCTCTCAGAATGAAAAAGGAGATGTGTTTTCATTTCTGGAATGGTGGGATGAACGGGCTTCTAAGGAAAGTATTAAGGTGGCTGATGATTTAGATGCCATCAGAATATTGACTATCCATAAATCAAAAGGACTTGAATATACATCGGTAATTGTGCCTTTCTGTGATTGGGAGATCGATCATCAGAGATCGCCGATTATCTGGACAGCTACAGACAAGGAGCCGTTTAATATTGGCCACCTTCCTCTCAAGTATAAAAAGGATCTAGCAAACACCTTTTACCAGCAAGATTATGACGAGGAGAAGATAAAAGCCCACCTGGATAACCTGAATGTGCTTTATGTAGCTTTTACGAGAGCTGCTCATAATTTGTGGGTTATGGCGCCGGATAACAAAAAGAACATTGCCAAAGTACTGGGAGAAACCCTGGACCATGGAAACTTTGAACTTAAAGAATCATGGGATGTTCAAAAAAATGTATTTGAGTATGGTAATAGAGAATTTAAGTTTGAGGTAGAGGAGGAGAAACCTTCCCCAGCCGTAACTTTAAAGTCATACCAACATTTTGACTGGAGAACCAAGATCACTGTAAAACAATCAGGTAATGAGTTCACAGAAGAGGATGAAAGAAGGGTGAAAATCAACTATGGAATCCTGATACATAAGCTTTTATCTAAGATTCAGGTTCTGGAAGATAAGGATAAGGCTTTAGAAGCATTGTATTACGAAGAAGGCCTGAATCAGGAACAAAAGCAGGAGATTGAGACGCTTCTTAATAAGCTTTTAGCGAATCAAAAGGCAAAAGCCTGGTATGATCAGGGCTGGAAAGTATATAATGAAATGCCAATAATTTCGCCAGAAGCAGAGTACCGACTGGATAGGGTTGTCATAAAAGATAAGGAAGCTATTATCATCGATTATAAAACCGGTTTGCCCAAAAAGAATGATCAGCAGCAGATGCTGAACTACAAAACATTACTTTCAGAAATGGGCTATGAAAAGGTACAGGGCTTCTTATGGTACCTGGCCGAAGATGATGTGGTAGAAGTTTTATAA